ACATATTCGGTTTCAAGCGGAGTTGTTGGAAAGTATTTTGTACCTATGCTTATTATATTATGCTTGGTAACCAGGGAAATGAGCTTTCTCATAATACTATGTTCAGCCATATTTTACCTCCTATTTTTCTTTAATCAAACAATTGAATTTGTTATTAGAACGTTAAAAATGAATTTCAACTAATCAGAATAATTGAATTTAATAATTATACGTAAAAAGTGAATTTTCAAGCTAATACAGATAATCAATTAGCTATTTCTCTTTCTTTTTCTTGGAATTCTTTTCCAAGTAGATCTCGAACTCACCTGGCTTTTCAAGAATCATATTAGGCTTGACTGAAACGAATGGGAACTTCCATGTGCCTAATCTTCCTGCAATTGTACTTGCAATGTTTCTTGAATTCTTTTTGATGAATGCCTCATCGTAGGTATTTGTCTGGATTTCAATATTGTATGGAGAATTGTCTTCAACCTCATCAGTCAGGACAATGTTCAATCCAAAGTAGCCAGGCTTGATGAACAGGTCATTACGGACTGCTATGAGTGGCTTGTGAACCAATCTCAATCTGTCTGCCACAGTAACTGAAATGTTACCTGCATCCTTGACGGCAGCCTTATAGTCCTTAGGATGAACAAGAACGAATATCACATATGGAACAGATGTCTCCACATCATCCACCATTTCCATAACCTTGTCAAACATTGGCAATTTGGAGAATATTCCCTCTATCTTTGAGGAAACGTTATCCTGTTCAGATTCATCAAGCAAGAGGATGGCTTGCTTTGCCACATTCAATGGAGTGAATTTGGTTGTTTCCTTTCCAGTATAAACCACCCAACGCTTGCGCTCAAGTTCATTTAGAATCTCATCACAGATATTCTGCAGGAGGTTCTTGACCTTCTTAGGCTTTTTGGCCTTACCCATGACCAGTTCGCCGTCCTGTATTGAGAATGGAATCCTTATGCTGTTGATGTCTGGGAATTCAGACATGAAATCCCTGAACTTGTCGTTGGACAATACCTTTGCATCCTCTTCATAAGCCAAGTCAAGGATATAATGGTCTGCAATGGTCCCTACAGGAACCTCATCTATGATTCCATCATCAACCAGTCTGACAAAAGTCTCCTTATCATCAATATTGTGACGCAAGGAAGCATCCGCTATGATTAAAAAGTCATGGCCTCCTTCTTCCAAAGCCTTTACAGCCAAAGTGATGTTTTTTAATTTAGCCTTTGAGCCTTCCTCTTTATGAAAATGCGCAACATTCGCTGCATCAATAATAACTTTCAAGATATCACCCTTTAAAAGTCTATATAATTTTTAATGAATTTTCTTAATATAATGAATTTTTTTCAATAGAACCATTCCCATCTTAGGCCTAAAGCTAAAAACAAAAATGATTCTAAATTTTAATATTTATGTATTAAATTTTTATACTATAAATATATATTAGTAATAATATATTTAAATCTTTTTAGATTGGAAAAAAATAGAATCTAGAAAAAATAGAAAAATAGACTTGAAAAATCAAAAAATAGAAAAATAGGAAATAAAATAAAAAAATAAAATAAACAGGACTATTTTGATTGAGCAGCTTCAGCCGCCTTCAATTCCTTTTTGGATCTTCTTACAAGATCTCTTAAAGCATTTGATACATTTGGAGGTACGGATCCCTCTTCCTTGTTCAAAATAACTTCAGAAATGATGTTAGAAAGAACGAATATTGCATGTTTGTGCTCTGCTTTTGTTCTGTGAATGTGATGAGGACTTATATTCAAAGCAAGGTAATCGTCAAAGAACTCGTGAGCAGAGTTATCAGTGTCTAAATATTTTAAAACATATACTAAAAATTGATGTAATTGAATCATTTCATCCTTATACATATAATACCTTTCCTATATTTTAAAATTATAAAAATCAAACTAATGGATTTAAATTAAATTTAATTTAATTTAAAAGCATATACATAACAAACCTAAATGAAAGCCATGAGGATCAATCCATTAGAATACCAAGAAATCCACATCCCATTAGAGACTTAAACAACTGACACCAAAATCTCCCATATGAATCTCAAAATGAATTACCCTAACTACATACTCAAATTTATTTTTGTTAATAGTATTTTAAACACAATTGTATTTAAAATTTATGTTTAACTATATAAATTTTTATATTTAATTCTTTGTATCAAAAATATATAAATCTTTTTGTTAAGTAAGTTATTTATTTAAACACTCCCTTTTCAAAAATAGAAGTTTCCCAATGAAAAAATTTAAAAAATGGACAAAATGCCACTTTAAGGAATCAAAATGCATTTAAATTTAAACAATGAATTAAATGAAAATTGCCAAAAAACATTGATATTTTATATGTTTTACTACTAATGTATATAAAATATAAAAAATATATTTAATTATGTTATAAATTATGTATTAAATCAATAATTATGATTGCAATGCATAATACAACAACTAAAAAATTATAATTTTATTATTTTAATTTATTTTTATTTAGTAAGAGTGGTAGAATGGAAATTCTAAAGTATGAAAAGGAAACTGCAGATGACTTGATCAAAAGGTCACAGGCAGACATCAGCGAAGTCCTGAATATAGTTTCAGACATCCTGAAGGATGTCAAGGAAAACAGGGATGAAGCTGTAAAAAGGTATACTGCCAAGTTTGACAAGGCCGAATTGGAGGATTTGCAGGTTTCTGAAGATGAAATCAAAGAAGCTTACGACAATTTGGATAAGAATCTCATTGAAGCCCTTGAAAGGGCATCTGCAAACATTGAAAAATTCCATAAGGCTCAAATTCCAGAAGAATGGTCCATGGAAGTGGACACTGGAATAACCGCCGGACAGATCATAAGACCGATAAACAGTGTCGGCTGCTACATTCCAGGAGGAAGGGCTGCCTATCCATCATCCATTTTAATGGAAGTGATTCCTGCAAAGATAGCTGGAGTGGAAAGGATTATCTGCTGCACTCCACCAGGAGCTGATGGAAAAATAATGGATGCGATTTTAGTGGCTGCAGACCTTGCTGGAGCGGATGAGATCTACAAATGTGGAGGAGCCCAAGCAATTGCCGCAATGGCTTATGGAACCGAATCAATCAAAAAGGTCGAAAAGATTGTAGGTCCTGGAAACGTGTTCGTTACCGGTGCTAAAAAGCTGGTTTATGGTGACGTGGATATAGAATTCCCTGCAGGACCTTCTGAAGTGCTGATTCTTGCAGACAATACAGCTGTTCCGGAATATCTTGCTCATGATTTCCTCTCTCAAGCGGAACATGACCCTGAGGCATCATGCTTCCTGGTCACCGATGATGAGGGAATTGCCAATGCTTCAAAGGACTTGATTGAAGAGTTTGCAAAAGAGGCAGACAGGCGTGAGATCATTGAAGAGTCATTGGAAAAGCACGGACATATCATTCTTTGTGAAAATATGGAAGAGGCCATTGACTTTACAAATACCTATGCTCCCGAACACTTAATCATAAGCACTGAAGATGACAGGGCAGTCCTTGACAGAATCAAGAATGCAGGTTCAATCTTCCTAGGCAAGTACTCACCAGTGGCAGCTGGTGATTACGGTTCAGGAACCAATCATGTATTGCCGACAGGAGGGGGAGCTAAAATGTATTCAGGCCTTTCAACTGAAGCCTTCCTTAAAAAGCCTACAGTTCAGACAATTACCAAGGAAGGAATCGAGAAATTGGCCAAGACAGTCATTCCAATAGCTGAATATGAAGGTTTTTATGCACATGCAAATTCAGTGAAGGTAAGATTGGATAAAAAATAATATTTTATAAATTTAAATAAAATTGAAATTAAAATATTTTACTTTTAAGAACTAATTTCAATAAATTAAATTAAAATATTATACTTTTAAGAACTAAATTTAAATAAATTGAAATCAAAAGAATAATTTATAATTATTATATTTATAATATATCAAAAAATAAAACTTTAATATAATCGAGGCGATAACGTGGATTATTTATTAGGAGACTTAAGAAGAACTCATTATTCAAAAGACGTAAACCCTGATATCAGTGGGGAAGAAGTCATCATTATGGGTTGGGTACATGAAATTAGAGATTTAGGCGGAATCATCTTTGTAATCATAAGAGACAGGGATGGATTGGTTCAAGTTACTGCACCAAGTAAAAAGGTGGATGCAAGCATCTTAGATGATTTAAGAGCACTCAGAAAAGAATCTGTAGTTGCAATCAAAGGTACCGTGCAGGATGCAGGAAAGGCACCAAACGGCGTTGAAATCATTCCGGCTGAAGTAATCATCCTAAACCCAGCCAAACAGCCATTGCCAATGGATCCTACTGAAAAGGTAAAGGCTGAAATCGATACCAGACTGAACTCAAGATTCCTGGACTTAAGAAAAGCGAATGTCAGTTCAATCTTCAAGATAAAGGCTAACATGTTCAAAACCGTTCGCGAATACTTCTACGAGCAAGGCATGATTGAAATCAACACTCCTAAGCTTGTAGCTTCCGCTACTGAAGGAGGAACCGAGCTTTTCCCAATCACTTACTTTGAAAAGGAAGCTTTCCTCGGACAGTCCCCGCAATTATACAAGCAAATGATGATGGGTGCCGGATTCGATAAGGTATTTGAAATCGGACAGATCTTCAGGGCAGAAGAGCACGATACCTTAAGACACTTGAACGAAGCTGTTTCCATAGACTGTGAAATCTCCTTTGCAGATGATGTGGATGTTATGAAGGTATTGGACGGCATGATTACCGCAGTGCTCAAATCCACTAAGGAAAACTGTGCAAAAGAGCTTGAAATATTGGAACATGACTTAAGCGCAATTCCAGAAGGTCCATTCCCAGAAGTGAAATACGATGATGCTGTAGACATAGTCAATTCAAGAGGAATCGATATGGAATGGGGAGAAGACTTATCCAGAGAAGCTGAAAAGGCTTTAGGTGACACTCAAGAAGGTTTCTACTTCCTTACCGATTGGCCATCAGCCATCAAGCCATTCTATGCAATGCCTTACGAAGACACTCCAGAAATCAGCCATGCTTTCGACTTGATGTACAAGAACCTTGAAATCTCATCCGGTTCCACTAGGGTTCACCAATATGACCTTTTAGTGAAACAAATGGTTGAAAGGGACTTGAATCCTGACGGATTCGGAAGCTACTTGAAGGCATTCGAATACGGTATGGCTCCTCACGCAGGTTGGGGTGTAGGTGCAGACAGATTGGCTATGGTATTGACCGGTGTTGAAAACATTAGGGAAACCGTTCTCTTCCCAAGAGACAGACACAGATTAACTCCATAAGTTGATCAAAGAACTATTAATTAAGATGAATAAAGATTAATCCTTATTTATTTTCTTTATTTATTTTCTCTTTTTTTAAAATCCAAAATAAAAAATTTAATAACTTTTCACTTTTTTATAAAACTCAAATTAATTCAAGGTAATAACATGCATGAATACAAAGTAGCAATCATAGGAGGAGGGCCGGCAGGGATGATGGCTGCAATAAAGGCAGCACAGGAATTAGGTCCAAAAACCGTATGCATCATAGAAAAGAATGATGGCTTGGGAAAGAAGCTTCTCATGACCGGTGGAGGCCGCTGCAATATTGCAAACAGCACTCCAATCCATGATCAATTGAACTATTACAAGAAGAACAAGAATTTCCTTAAGCATGCCCTATACACATTGCCTCAGGAAAAACTGCTTGCAATCTTTGAAGAGAAAGACCTTGAATTCCACATTGAAGACAAGAAGAGAATCTTCCCAGACAGTGAAGATGCCCATGATGTTCTAGATGTTTTGGAAGAATATCTTGAAGAATTGGAAGTGGATACATACCTTTCATGTCCAATTGATGCCAACGATATGGAGCATGAATTAAATGAAAGGATGGAACCAGTATTCTTAATAGAAAACGATAAGATATCATTAAATGCATCAAAGATTGTAGTATCTACAGGAGGCATTACATACCCATCTACAGGTTCCACTGGGGATGGATATAAAATAGCTTCCAAAATGAATCATAACATTACTGATATCAAGCCGGGGCTTGTCTCATTCAATGTTGATGACTTTTTGCTTAGAAGCCTAAGCGGACTTACTCTAAATGATGTGGAGATTTCATTTAAGGACAAAAAGAAAAAGACAAGTGTTAGGGGAGACCTATTGATCAGTCACTTTGGCCTGACCGGACCTGCAGTAATTGACTTGAGCAATCTATTGATTGAAAAATCCAAATTTTCAATAGTGGATGATGATTTGAATCTAATCGATGACGAGGAAATGGAAAACCTTGAACTGTTTTCAGATAGGATTTCTATTGATTTCACTCCTGACTTGACTGAAGAGGACATCAAGGCCCAAATCACAAAAGATACTCCAGAGAGTGGAACATTAAAGATAAAGAACTATATGAAGAAGTTCCTTCCATCTAACTTCATTGACTATTTCCTTATGAAATTGGACATAAGCCCTAATAAGACAATGGCTAACATCACTAAAAAGGAGAAGAATAAAATAGCTGAAGACCTTAAAAGGCATCCGATTGTAATTGAATTTTTGGAAATAGACCTTGCAAAGGTTACCATTGGAGGAGTCAAATCAAAAGAGATAGATTCCAAAACCCTCCAATCAAGATTTGTAGAAGGATTGTACTTTGCAGGAGAAGTTCTTGAAGTGGCTGGACCGACTGGCGGTTATAACTTGCAAATAGCTTTTGCCACAGGATATTTGGCAGGTCAGGAAGCTGCAAACAGTTTAAAATAATCATTTAAAGTTAAAAAGATTCTTCTTTATTTTTTAAAATCTATTTTTTAATTTAAAAATCTCTTATTTAATTAAAAAGATAATGAAAAGAATCTATTTTTTAATTTTGAAATCCCTTTTTTTAATTATGAAAAATAATCAAAAAATCAATGCAAAAATAGTTTATAACAATTGTTAAAAATTAAAAAAATTTAAAAAAATATATTGTATAAATCAATTGATTTATACAATGCTTTCAAATCCTTTTGTTGCGAGCAAACGTGCGAATGAACCTTTTGGAGTCATAACAATGTTACCTTTGTTATACTCATTCATCGCTGCCTTTACCATGGTCTCCTTTTTGTTTGGATCTTTTGCCGCATTGGAAAGTGCTTTAACCAATACCATAACAGAATCTCCTCTGTCCATGGTTCCAGTTACTCCGCTTCTGCCTTTATATCCATTATAATTATCGTTTTCACGGATAATGTCAGTTGCACTAAGGGTAGTCACTTCACCATCGACTTCAAGAGGCCTTACTGAATCTATGATATTATCCAATCCTTCATCATAGATGACAACAACAGCATCAATATGTGTTCCATTACGGTATTCTACAATTTCTTTTGCATATTGCATACCCTCTTCAACACCATTCCAAAGACAATCGTGGAAACGCATATTGCCCCTCAGATTTCCAGGAGCCGGTTGTGTAGGGTGCACCATTCCACCAGGATAAAATGGTTCATAGCTCTTTAAGTGCCCATCTTCCAAACGGACAATGAATGCCATATCGCATCCACCATTTGGCTGTTCGTATTTGTCGGCTGCAAGAACCAAGACAGTCTTGTTTTCAGCAGCCAAGTCAGGACCGCCTATGAAAAAGCTACCTATAACAAATAGTAACCAAATAAGAATGACAGAAAGAATTGCTATAATAAGTTTTTTTCGTCTATTCATAATTTATTCCTTCCTAAATAAAATAATTATAATCATGATTCTAATAAATATGATATTAATATTTTATTTATCATTTATATTTTATAAATGTATTTATATTTTGTAAAAAAATAATGAAAAATAAATATATCATTAGAAAAATAGAAAAAACAAAAAATATAGTACAATAGAGAAAAGTAATAAAAAAGAATACTAAAAATAAAAAATAAAAAAAGAAGATAAATTGAGCAATTTTATCTTCTAACCTTTGAGGATTTTTTAACTGCATCTTTAATGTAGGTCACTTGATATTTGACTTTTTTACCTATCTTAAGCTTTCTGAGGATTGATTTTTTAACGGTAACCTTAGCAATTCCCTTCTTATTGGTTTTGGCCTTAAAGGTTTTTCCATTGAATTTAAAGGTCAAATATTTGCTTTTGATAGGACTTTTGCCCTTTTTCAAAGTTGCAGTTAAAGCCAGTTTGCTGGCATATTTCCTTACCTTTACAGACTTAATAGTTAAAACCTGCTTAACGGTAACATTTCTGTTATAGGTTTTACCCAATGCGGAAACTGTAAACTTATACTTTTTAGGAAGATATTTAGTTGGTATCTTGAACACAGCCCATCCAGTCTTATTGGTTTTGACTTTAGTGATATACTTTCCGTTGATCTTAAAGCTGACGTATTTTCCTGCCAATGCCTTTCCGCTAGAATTGGTCAATTTGACCTTATACTTCCCATCCCCATAATAGATAGTGGAATTGGATGTAATGAACTTGACCTGTTTGAACACATTTAAATTCTTGGAGGAATCATATTCCACCTTTTTACCATCACTTAAAGTTTCAATGAAGATCAAATCAATACTATATTTACCCGCTTTTAAGCTTGATAATGAAATCTTTGCTGTGCCATTCACTAATTTTGCAGAATAAACTTTGGCAGTGGATTCCCCAATGGCATCCCATACCTTAATCTTTAATGTACCGTTTTTGCCTGGCAAGTTTAGGGAAACATATTTGCTATCTCCTTGATACATGGTTTTAGGAATGGAGAATTTTGGACAAACATAAGCAGTTCCATAGACATAATCATTAACCAAATAATCAGTTCCTGTGTATTTGGCTATAACTTTAGAAAACCAACCTAAACCCAATTTTTCAAAGGAAACTGTAGCTTCCCCATTGACTAATTTTTGAGTGTATGTGCTCACCAATTTAGTTTCATCCTTAAAATCATAAGCATATAATTTTAGATTTCCCTTTGCATTTGCAGGCAATTTTAAAGTAACACCATCATTAAAGCCATCATGAACAGGATTAAAATCAGCCATAATTAGAAGGACATATTCCACACTACGGGCAGGATACTTTTCATCACCTGAATAGATCAGTTGACAGGTATGATTGCCAACAATTAGATTAGGGCTAATTTTCACATAAAAGATATTCCTAGTATCATCTTCAGTTGAAATGATTTCAGTCCTATTGAATATTTCATTATATGATTTACCATCAATCTTAACGCTGAGTTTTTCAGTATCCAGATCCTGTGGAATGCAAAGCGCCAATTCATCAGAGCCAAAATTAGTTTTATCATTTAATAATTCAAATATATAGGATACATTAACCAATTTAGACTTTTCTATATTGTTATCATCATCTTCATATATGACGGTGATATTATAGATTGAATTTCCATATACTGGAATTTGCTTAAAAAATTCCTCTTCATATTCCTCTTTAGACAAATCAATAGTTTGATTTACTTCCCCATCTTTATAAACAGTTACTATACCATTTAACTTTTGTGTTAAATGTATTGAAATATAATCTTGAGAAGGCTCTGCTGACCAATCATCATAATAATTTGCCCCATTAATTATTTTATCATGGATAGATATTTCAATAGAACTTTCTTCTCCTTCTTCAATCTTAGAAGAATCTGCGAGATTTTCCTTATCATCACTTTTTGCAGAATCCAAATCAATTTCTTCAGGGCAAGAACCAATCATATCCTCTTGAGAAGGATTAATCAGTTCATCATTGGGAAGGCTGATGCTATCTCCCAAATCTCCATTGTCTGTTATTAGATTTGAATTGATATTATCATCAGAAACTGCACTAAC
The sequence above is drawn from the Methanobrevibacter sp. genome and encodes:
- a CDS encoding Zc3h12a-like ribonuclease; the protein is MKVIIDAANVAHFHKEEGSKAKLKNITLAVKALEEGGHDFLIIADASLRHNIDDKETFVRLVDDGIIDEVPVGTIADHYILDLAYEEDAKVLSNDKFRDFMSEFPDINSIRIPFSIQDGELVMGKAKKPKKVKNLLQNICDEILNELERKRWVVYTGKETTKFTPLNVAKQAILLLDESEQDNVSSKIEGIFSKLPMFDKVMEMVDDVETSVPYVIFVLVHPKDYKAAVKDAGNISVTVADRLRLVHKPLIAVRNDLFIKPGYFGLNIVLTDEVEDNSPYNIEIQTNTYDEAFIKKNSRNIASTIAGRLGTWKFPFVSVKPNMILEKPGEFEIYLEKNSKKKKEK
- a CDS encoding UPF0058 family protein, with translation MYKDEMIQLHQFLVYVLKYLDTDNSAHEFFDDYLALNISPHHIHRTKAEHKHAIFVLSNIISEVILNKEEGSVPPNVSNALRDLVRRSKKELKAAEAAQSK
- the hisD gene encoding histidinol dehydrogenase, which produces MEILKYEKETADDLIKRSQADISEVLNIVSDILKDVKENRDEAVKRYTAKFDKAELEDLQVSEDEIKEAYDNLDKNLIEALERASANIEKFHKAQIPEEWSMEVDTGITAGQIIRPINSVGCYIPGGRAAYPSSILMEVIPAKIAGVERIICCTPPGADGKIMDAILVAADLAGADEIYKCGGAQAIAAMAYGTESIKKVEKIVGPGNVFVTGAKKLVYGDVDIEFPAGPSEVLILADNTAVPEYLAHDFLSQAEHDPEASCFLVTDDEGIANASKDLIEEFAKEADRREIIEESLEKHGHIILCENMEEAIDFTNTYAPEHLIISTEDDRAVLDRIKNAGSIFLGKYSPVAAGDYGSGTNHVLPTGGGAKMYSGLSTEAFLKKPTVQTITKEGIEKLAKTVIPIAEYEGFYAHANSVKVRLDKK
- the aspS gene encoding aspartate--tRNA(Asn) ligase, whose product is MDYLLGDLRRTHYSKDVNPDISGEEVIIMGWVHEIRDLGGIIFVIIRDRDGLVQVTAPSKKVDASILDDLRALRKESVVAIKGTVQDAGKAPNGVEIIPAEVIILNPAKQPLPMDPTEKVKAEIDTRLNSRFLDLRKANVSSIFKIKANMFKTVREYFYEQGMIEINTPKLVASATEGGTELFPITYFEKEAFLGQSPQLYKQMMMGAGFDKVFEIGQIFRAEEHDTLRHLNEAVSIDCEISFADDVDVMKVLDGMITAVLKSTKENCAKELEILEHDLSAIPEGPFPEVKYDDAVDIVNSRGIDMEWGEDLSREAEKALGDTQEGFYFLTDWPSAIKPFYAMPYEDTPEISHAFDLMYKNLEISSGSTRVHQYDLLVKQMVERDLNPDGFGSYLKAFEYGMAPHAGWGVGADRLAMVLTGVENIRETVLFPRDRHRLTP
- a CDS encoding aminoacetone oxidase family FAD-binding enzyme; this translates as MHEYKVAIIGGGPAGMMAAIKAAQELGPKTVCIIEKNDGLGKKLLMTGGGRCNIANSTPIHDQLNYYKKNKNFLKHALYTLPQEKLLAIFEEKDLEFHIEDKKRIFPDSEDAHDVLDVLEEYLEELEVDTYLSCPIDANDMEHELNERMEPVFLIENDKISLNASKIVVSTGGITYPSTGSTGDGYKIASKMNHNITDIKPGLVSFNVDDFLLRSLSGLTLNDVEISFKDKKKKTSVRGDLLISHFGLTGPAVIDLSNLLIEKSKFSIVDDDLNLIDDEEMENLELFSDRISIDFTPDLTEEDIKAQITKDTPESGTLKIKNYMKKFLPSNFIDYFLMKLDISPNKTMANITKKEKNKIAEDLKRHPIVIEFLEIDLAKVTIGGVKSKEIDSKTLQSRFVEGLYFAGEVLEVAGPTGGYNLQIAFATGYLAGQEAANSLK
- a CDS encoding DUF4012 domain-containing protein, yielding MNRRKKLIIAILSVILIWLLFVIGSFFIGGPDLAAENKTVLVLAADKYEQPNGGCDMAFIVRLEDGHLKSYEPFYPGGMVHPTQPAPGNLRGNMRFHDCLWNGVEEGMQYAKEIVEYRNGTHIDAVVVIYDEGLDNIIDSVRPLEVDGEVTTLSATDIIRENDNYNGYKGRSGVTGTMDRGDSVMVLVKALSNAAKDPNKKETMVKAAMNEYNKGNIVMTPKGSFARLLATKGFESIV